From Polyodon spathula isolate WHYD16114869_AA chromosome 26, ASM1765450v1, whole genome shotgun sequence, one genomic window encodes:
- the LOC121300858 gene encoding LOW QUALITY PROTEIN: E3 ubiquitin-protein ligase SMURF1-like (The sequence of the model RefSeq protein was modified relative to this genomic sequence to represent the inferred CDS: inserted 1 base in 1 codon) — MSNPGTRRNGSSIKIRLTVLCAKNLAKKDFFRLPDPFAKIVVDGSGQCHSTDTVKSTLDPKWNQHYDLYIGKTDSITISVWNHKKIHKKQGAGFLGCVRLLSNAISRLKDTGYQRLDLCKLNPTDSDAVRGQIVVSLQTRDRIGTGGAVVDCRGLLENEGPVFEDSGPGRPLSCFTEEPLPYTDSTGAAGGGNCRFLDSPNQEQRLQAQRLRNQDTRGHTHTPQNRPHGSQSPDLPEGYEQRTTVQGQVYFLHTQTGVSTWHDPRIPRDLNSVSCEDLGPLPPGWEVRSTVSGRIYFVDHNNRTTQFTDPRLHHIMSQHSQVKESGQQLPVQTEVPPEDGEGELPVRYERDLVQKLKLLRHELSLQQPQAGHCRIEVSREEIFEESYRQIMKMRPKDLKKRLMVKFRGEEGLDYGGVAREWLYLLCHEMLNPYYGLFQYSTDNIYTLQINPDSSINPDHLSYFHFVGRIMGLAVFHGHYINGGFTLPFYKQLLGKPIQLSDLETVDPELHKSLVWILENDITPVLDHTFCVEHNAFGKFLQHELKPNGRNIPVMEENKKEYVRLYVNWRFMRGIEAQFLALQKGFNELIPQHLLKPFDHKELELIIGGLGKLDLNDWKANTRLKHCVADSNMVKWFWQAVESFDEERRGRLLQFVTGSTRVPLQGFKALQGATMSSGPWVFTDPSRLATNTDNLPKXHTCFNRIDIPPYETYEKLYEKLLTAVEETCGFAVE; from the exons TATTATGTGCCAAGAACCTGGCAAAGAAGGATTTCTTCA GGTTACCTGACCCTTTTGCCAAAATAGTAGTAGATGGATCAGGTCAGTGCCATTCGACAGACACAGTGAAGAGCACACTGGACCCAAAGTGGAACCAGCACTATGATCT ATATATTGGAAAAACAGACTCGATCACCATCAGTGTGTGGAACCACAAGAAAATCCACAAGAAACAGGGAGCTGGCTTCCTGGGCTGTGTGAGACTTTTATCCAATGCGATCAGCAGGCTAAAGGACACTGGCT ACCAGCGTTTGGATCTGTGCAAACTAAACCCCACAGACAGCGATGCAGTACGTGGCCAAATAGTAG taagTTTACAGACGCGAGACAGGATAGGCACTGGAGGAGCTGTTGTGGACTGTAGAGGACTTTTGGAAAATGAAGG CCCAGTTTTTGAAGACTCGGGGCCCGGAAGGCCGCTCAGCTGTTTCACAGAGGAGCCGTTGCCATACACAGACAGCACTGGAGCCGCAGGGGGAGGGAACTGCCGCTTCCTGGACTCTCCCAATCAGGAGCAGAGGCTTCAGGCACAGCGCCTCCGAAATCAAGACACCAgaggtcacacacacacccctcagaACCGGCCACACGGGAGCCAATCCCCCGACCTACCTGAGGGTTACG AACAAAGGACGACAGTACAGGGGCAGGTATACTTTCTACATACACAGACTGGAGTCAGTACCTGGCACGACCCAAGAATACCAAG GGACCTCAACAGTGTCAGCTGCGAAGATTTAGGTCCTCTGCCTCCAGGGTGGGAGGTCAGAAGTACAGTGTCGGGAAGGATATATTTTGTTGACCACAATAACAGAACGACACAATTCACAGACCCAAGATTACACCACATAATGAG TCAGCATTCTCAAGTAAAAGAATCTGGCCAGCAGCTGCCTGTGCAGACTGAGGTTCCTCCAGAGGATGGAGAAGGAGAGCTCCCTGTACGCTATGAGAGGGACTTGGTGCAGAAACTGAAATTGCTAAGGCATGAGCTCTCATTGCAGCAGCCGCAAGCTGGCCACTGTCGCATTGAGGTATCCAGGGAGGAGATTTTTGAG GAGTCGTACAGACAGATCATGAAGATGCGGCCCAAAGACCTGAAGAAAAGGCTGATGGTAAAGTTCCGGGGAGAAGAAGGACTGGACTACGGTGGGGTGGCAAG GGAGTGGTTGTATCTCCTGTGTCATGAAATGCTAAATCCATATTATGGACTGTTCCAGTATTCCACGGATAACATTTACACACTGCAAATAAATCCAGACTCCTCTATTAATCCG GACCATTTGTCATATTTCCACTTTGTTGGGCGGATAATGGGCCTGGCTGTTTTCCACGGACACTACATTAACGGAGGTTTTACACTGCCTTTCTATAAGCAGCTGCTAGGTAAACCCATACAGCTGTCCGACCTAGAAACTGTGGATCCGGAGTTACACAAAAGCTTAGTGTGGATTCT TGAGAATGACATCACCCCAGTACTGGATCATACCTTTTGTGTAGAGCATAATGCATTTGGTAAATTTCTCCAACATGAACTCAAACCAAATGGAAGAAACATCCCTGTAATGGAGGAGAACAAGAAGGAATATGTAAG gtTGTACGTGAACTGGAGGTTTATGAGAGGGATTGAGGCTCAGTTTCTAGCCTTGCAAAAAGGATTTAACGAGTTGATTCCACAGCATTTGTTAAAGCCCTTTGATCACAAGGAACTAGAG ctaATCATCGGAGGCCTGGGTAAGCTAGACCTCAACGACTGGAAGGCCAATACCCGGCTGAAGCACTGTGTGGCTGACAGCAACATGGTCAAGTGGTTCTGGCAGGCAGTGGAGTCATTtgatgaggagaggagagggaggctgCTGCAGTTCGTTACAGGCTCCACCCGCGTCCCACTGCAGGGGTTCAAAGCACTGCAAGGTG CCACC ATGTCCTCAGGACCCTGGGTCTTCACTGATCCATCTAGACTCGCTACCAACACAGACAACCTGCCTA GCCACACTTg CTTTAATCGGATTGACATTCCGCCGTACGAAACGTATGAAAAGCTGTACGAGAAACTTCTGACCGCCGTGGAGGAGACCTGTGGGTTTGCCGTGGAGTGA